One Tepidanaerobacter syntrophicus DNA segment encodes these proteins:
- a CDS encoding DUF169 domain-containing protein: MNCLEVSNKLQEILRLDTDPVAITMYKDKEKLPRKPLDYKINLCQLVSTARYQGRPGSGVPEMMVCAMGAACVGLIKTPEAISSGKAAVGPYCANEEAGKKFMENTFKLGDKGKQYEGIYVEPLSRAKEEPDVVVVYVNPAQVMRLVHACAYDNGEKVAADTVCEAALCSSIGFALANNKPTIGFPCAGDRIFGGTQNQELVFVAPYSLFRDKLIDNLEKTAKGGFSVYPVPPNMAWTPSMPPTYTIQPEDLK; the protein is encoded by the coding sequence ATGAACTGTTTAGAAGTTAGTAATAAGCTTCAAGAAATTCTGCGTCTTGATACTGACCCGGTAGCAATAACAATGTATAAAGATAAAGAAAAGCTGCCGAGGAAACCCTTGGATTACAAAATAAATCTATGCCAATTGGTTTCAACAGCGCGGTATCAGGGCAGACCCGGTTCTGGAGTTCCCGAAATGATGGTGTGTGCAATGGGAGCAGCATGCGTAGGCCTTATTAAAACACCTGAAGCTATTTCATCCGGTAAAGCTGCGGTTGGGCCTTATTGTGCAAATGAAGAAGCCGGAAAAAAATTTATGGAAAATACCTTCAAGCTCGGCGATAAGGGCAAACAATATGAAGGGATTTACGTTGAACCTTTATCTCGCGCAAAAGAAGAACCTGATGTAGTTGTTGTCTATGTAAATCCGGCCCAGGTAATGCGGCTTGTCCATGCTTGCGCATATGACAATGGAGAAAAGGTTGCAGCTGATACGGTATGCGAAGCAGCATTATGCTCCTCTATCGGCTTTGCATTAGCTAATAACAAGCCAACAATAGGCTTCCCTTGTGCAGGAGATAGAATTTTTGGCGGCACTCAAAATCAGGAACTTGTTTTTGTGGCCCCATATAGTTTGTTTAGAGACAAACTAATTGACAACTTAGAAAAAACTGCTAAAGGTGGTTTCTCCGTGTATCCTGTTCCGCCAAATATGGCCTGGACACCTTCTATGCCACCTACCTATACGATACAGCCCGAGGATTTAAAATAG
- a CDS encoding ferredoxin domain-containing protein: MNDALKIIAKFMAVSARTAPKTAGKDYIEVKVIDDDKEIARLGAEMAAYGEKHGKKNYDRDGKGVASCGAVLLVAIKDAKTAGLNCGACGYDECSKMPEPREGSEFAGPFCPWRFVDLGIAIGSAAKTASMFNVDNRIMYRIGVVARKMNLIDGDVVLGLPLSATGKNIFFDR; encoded by the coding sequence ATGAATGATGCACTGAAAATAATTGCGAAGTTTATGGCAGTATCTGCAAGGACAGCGCCAAAAACAGCCGGGAAAGATTACATAGAAGTAAAAGTTATAGATGATGATAAAGAAATCGCAAGACTTGGCGCTGAGATGGCGGCATATGGAGAAAAACACGGCAAAAAAAATTATGATAGAGATGGAAAAGGGGTGGCAAGCTGCGGAGCGGTGTTGCTTGTTGCTATAAAAGATGCAAAAACCGCCGGCTTGAATTGCGGGGCATGCGGCTATGATGAATGCTCAAAAATGCCGGAGCCCAGAGAAGGTTCTGAATTTGCAGGGCCATTTTGCCCCTGGCGTTTTGTGGACCTGGGAATTGCTATAGGATCTGCGGCGAAGACGGCAAGCATGTTTAATGTTGACAACCGCATCATGTATCGCATAGGCGTTGTTGCCAGGAAGATGAATCTAATTGACGGCGATGTAGTCCTGGGACTTCCTCTATCGGCAACAGGTAAGAATATATTCTTTGATAGATAA